A window of the Roseovarius sp. S88 genome harbors these coding sequences:
- the rplQ gene encoding 50S ribosomal protein L17: MRHARGYRRLNRTHEHRKALWANMAGSLIEHEQIKTTLPKAKELRRVVEKLITLGKRGDLHARRQAASQLKQDQYVAKLFDVLGPRYKERNGGYVRVLKAGFRYGDMAPMAIIEFVDRDLDAKGAADKARTAAEEIEADEE; the protein is encoded by the coding sequence ATGCGTCACGCACGAGGCTATCGCCGCCTGAACCGCACCCATGAGCACCGCAAGGCGCTTTGGGCAAACATGGCAGGCTCGCTCATTGAACATGAGCAAATCAAAACAACGCTGCCCAAGGCCAAGGAATTGCGCCGGGTTGTTGAGAAACTGATCACGCTGGGCAAACGGGGCGATCTGCATGCGCGCCGCCAGGCTGCATCGCAGCTTAAGCAAGACCAATACGTCGCCAAGCTTTTTGACGTACTTGGCCCTCGCTACAAAGAACGCAACGGCGGGTATGTCCGTGTGCTCAAGGCCGGGTTTCGCTATGGCGACATGGCGCCGATGGCGATTATCGAATTTGTCGATCGCGATCTGGATGCCAAGGGTGCGGCTGACAAGGCCCGCACCGCCGCAGAAGAGATTGAAGCCGACGAAGAGTAA
- a CDS encoding DNA-directed RNA polymerase subunit alpha, with the protein MIHKNWAELIKPTQLDVKPGNDPLRQAIVVAEPLERGFGLTMGNALRRVLLSSLQGAAITSVQIDNVLHEFSSVAGVREDVTDIVLNLKGVALRMDVEGPKRLSISAKGPGVVTAAEISDSAGIEILNKDHVICHLDDGADLFMELTVNTGKGYVAADKNKPEDAPIGLIAIDAIYSPVTKVSYDVQPTREGQVLDYDKLTMKLETDGSITPEDAVAFAARILQDQLSIFVNFEEPESASRQDEDDGLEFNPLLLKKVDELELSVRSANCLKNDNIVYIGDLIQKTEAEMLRTPNFGRKSLNEIKEVLSGMGLHLGMDVEDWPPDNIEDLAKKFEDQF; encoded by the coding sequence ATGATCCATAAAAACTGGGCCGAACTGATCAAACCGACACAGCTTGATGTGAAGCCGGGCAATGACCCGTTGCGTCAGGCGATTGTTGTGGCCGAACCGCTTGAGCGTGGCTTTGGTCTGACAATGGGGAACGCGCTGCGGCGTGTGCTTTTGTCGTCTCTGCAAGGCGCGGCCATAACATCGGTGCAGATCGACAATGTTCTGCATGAGTTTTCAAGCGTGGCCGGTGTGCGTGAAGACGTCACCGACATTGTTCTGAACCTCAAGGGCGTGGCGCTTCGCATGGACGTCGAAGGACCTAAGCGTTTGTCGATCTCGGCCAAGGGACCGGGTGTTGTGACCGCTGCCGAGATTTCGGATAGCGCAGGCATTGAGATTCTGAACAAGGATCACGTGATTTGCCACCTTGATGATGGTGCGGATCTCTTTATGGAGCTGACCGTCAACACCGGCAAAGGCTATGTCGCGGCCGACAAGAACAAGCCGGAAGACGCGCCGATTGGATTGATTGCGATTGACGCGATTTATTCGCCTGTCACCAAGGTGAGCTATGATGTTCAGCCGACACGGGAAGGTCAGGTTCTGGACTACGACAAGCTTACCATGAAGCTCGAAACAGATGGCTCGATCACGCCGGAAGACGCCGTGGCCTTTGCCGCACGTATTCTGCAGGATCAGCTCAGCATCTTCGTGAACTTCGAAGAGCCTGAGAGCGCCAGCCGTCAGGACGAGGATGACGGGCTTGAGTTCAATCCGCTTCTGCTTAAGAAAGTGGATGAGCTTGAACTGTCTGTCCGCTCTGCTAACTGCTTGAAAAACGACAATATTGTCTACATTGGTGATCTGATCCAGAAGACCGAGGCAGAAATGCTGCGCACACCGAACTTTGGGCGTAAGTCCCTCAATGAGATCAAGGAAGTGCTGTCAGGCATGGGTCTGCACCTTGGCATGGATGTCGAAGATTGGCCGCCGGACAACATCGAGGATCTGGCGAAGAAATTCGAAGATCAGTTTTAA
- the rpsK gene encoding 30S ribosomal protein S11 codes for MARDTKRTKRKVSKNIATGVAHVNSSFNNTKILISDVQGNAIAWSSAGTMGFKGSRKSTPYAAQMAAEDAGRKAQEHGMKTLEVEVQGPGSGRESALRALAAVGFNITSIRDVTPIAHNGCRPPKRRRV; via the coding sequence ATGGCACGTGATACAAAACGCACCAAGCGTAAGGTTTCCAAGAACATCGCCACGGGTGTGGCGCATGTGAACAGCTCGTTCAACAACACCAAGATCCTGATCTCGGATGTGCAAGGCAACGCGATTGCGTGGTCGTCGGCGGGCACCATGGGTTTCAAAGGCTCTCGGAAGTCGACGCCTTATGCCGCGCAGATGGCCGCGGAGGACGCTGGCCGCAAGGCGCAGGAACACGGTATGAAGACGCTGGAAGTTGAAGTGCAGGGGCCTGGCTCTGGTCGTGAAAGCGCGCTGCGCGCGCTGGCGGCTGTTGGCTTTAACATCACGTCGATCCGTGATGTGACGCCGATTGCGCATAATGGTTGCCGCCCGCCGAAACGGCGTCGGGTCTAA
- the rpsM gene encoding 30S ribosomal protein S13, which translates to MARIAGVNIPTHKRVPIALTYITGIGHASAKAICEAVKIDPTRRINELSDSEVLAMREHIDANYMVEGDLRREVQMNIKRLMDLGCYRGLRHRRNLPVRGQRTHTNARTRKGPAKAIAGKKK; encoded by the coding sequence GTGGCACGTATCGCCGGCGTTAACATTCCGACCCATAAACGGGTCCCCATTGCCCTGACTTACATCACTGGTATCGGCCATGCTTCGGCCAAAGCCATTTGCGAAGCGGTCAAGATTGACCCCACGCGCCGTATCAATGAGCTGTCGGATTCCGAGGTTCTTGCAATGCGTGAGCATATTGATGCCAACTATATGGTCGAAGGTGACCTGCGCCGTGAAGTGCAGATGAACATCAAGCGCCTGATGGACCTTGGCTGCTACCGTGGCTTGCGTCACCGCCGCAACCTGCCGGTTCGTGGTCAGCGTACCCATACCAACGCACGCACGCGCAAAGGCCCTGCTAAGGCCATTGCCGGCAAGAAGAAGTAA
- a CDS encoding adenylate kinase, with product MNIILLGPPGAGKGTQAHFLVEERNMIQLSTGDMLREAKDSGSEMGKIVADVMARGDLVTDEIVIGLIREKLQGDKKGGFIFDGFPRTLAQADALADLLEETGETLDKVVAMEVNDDALVARITARATCAGCGEVYNDITKPIPADEVCTKCGQAKGFTRRADDNEESLKNRLMEYYKKTSMLIGYYHAKGNLAWVNGLGEIDEVKAEIAGVLG from the coding sequence ATGAACATCATTCTTCTCGGACCGCCAGGGGCGGGCAAAGGCACGCAGGCGCATTTCCTCGTGGAAGAGCGTAACATGATCCAGCTGAGCACAGGCGACATGCTGCGCGAGGCCAAGGACAGCGGTTCCGAGATGGGCAAGATCGTGGCCGATGTGATGGCGCGAGGTGATCTTGTAACCGATGAGATCGTTATTGGACTGATCCGCGAAAAGCTGCAGGGCGACAAAAAGGGTGGGTTCATCTTCGACGGGTTCCCAAGGACGCTGGCTCAGGCCGATGCATTGGCGGACTTGCTGGAAGAAACCGGTGAAACGCTCGACAAGGTTGTGGCCATGGAAGTCAACGATGACGCGTTGGTGGCACGCATCACGGCACGCGCAACCTGTGCCGGGTGTGGTGAGGTCTATAACGATATTACCAAGCCCATTCCGGCTGATGAAGTGTGCACCAAATGTGGTCAGGCCAAAGGCTTTACCCGCCGCGCGGATGACAATGAGGAAAGCCTCAAGAACCGCCTGATGGAATATTACAAGAAAACCTCGATGCTGATTGGCTATTACCACGCCAAGGGCAATCTGGCCTGGGTCAATGGCCTTGGCGAGATTGATGAGGTTAAGGCGGAGATTGCGGGTGTTTTGGGTTAA
- the secY gene encoding preprotein translocase subunit SecY, producing the protein MVSAAEQMAANTSWAALGKATELRKRIFFTIGLLIVYRIGTFIPVPGIDGAELRQFMEGAQASIGGMLSMFTGGALGRMGIFALGIMPYISASIIVQLMTAMVPALEQLKKEGEQGRKKINQYTRYGTVFLATLQSYGLAASLQGGGLASDPGFFFIASCMITLVGGTMFLMWLGEQITARGVGNGISLIIFVGIIAELPAALAQFFASGRSGALSPAVIIGVIVMVIATIAFVVFMERSLRKIHIQYPRRQVGMKVYDGGSSHLPVKVNPAGVIPAIFASSLLLLPATLSTFSGDQTGPVMSTIMAYFGPGQPAYLVFFTVMIVFFTYFYTYNVSFKVDDVADNLKNQNGFVPGIRPGKKTAEYLEYVVTRILVLGSAYLAAVCLLPEILRGQFAIPFYFGGTSVLIVVSVTMDTIQQVQSHLLAHQYEDLIEKSQLGGKGKKRARRKGTARR; encoded by the coding sequence ATGGTATCTGCAGCAGAACAAATGGCGGCCAATACGAGTTGGGCCGCTCTGGGCAAAGCAACAGAGCTTCGCAAGCGTATTTTCTTCACCATCGGGCTTTTGATTGTTTACCGGATTGGCACGTTCATTCCGGTGCCGGGCATTGATGGGGCTGAACTTCGCCAGTTCATGGAGGGCGCACAGGCCTCAATCGGCGGGATGCTGTCGATGTTCACGGGCGGTGCGCTGGGCCGGATGGGGATCTTTGCGCTGGGCATCATGCCCTACATCTCGGCCTCGATTATTGTGCAGCTGATGACGGCCATGGTGCCCGCCCTTGAGCAGCTCAAGAAAGAGGGTGAGCAGGGGCGCAAGAAGATCAACCAGTACACGCGTTATGGCACAGTGTTCTTGGCGACCTTGCAATCCTATGGTCTGGCCGCCTCGTTGCAAGGCGGCGGATTGGCGTCTGACCCTGGGTTCTTCTTTATCGCAAGCTGCATGATCACGCTTGTGGGTGGGACTATGTTCCTGATGTGGCTGGGGGAGCAGATCACAGCACGCGGCGTGGGCAACGGTATTTCGCTGATCATTTTCGTGGGCATTATTGCTGAGCTTCCTGCGGCCTTGGCGCAGTTCTTTGCGTCTGGCCGCTCTGGTGCGCTCAGCCCGGCCGTGATCATCGGTGTCATCGTCATGGTGATCGCGACCATCGCCTTTGTGGTCTTCATGGAGCGCTCTTTGCGCAAGATCCACATTCAGTATCCGCGCCGTCAGGTTGGGATGAAGGTCTATGACGGCGGCTCAAGCCACCTGCCGGTCAAGGTGAATCCGGCTGGCGTGATCCCGGCGATCTTTGCCTCTTCGCTGCTGCTGTTGCCCGCAACGCTTAGTACATTCTCGGGCGATCAGACCGGGCCGGTGATGTCTACGATCATGGCTTATTTTGGTCCCGGACAGCCTGCCTATCTGGTGTTCTTTACGGTGATGATCGTCTTCTTCACCTATTTCTACACCTACAACGTGTCGTTCAAAGTGGATGACGTGGCCGACAACCTCAAGAACCAGAACGGGTTTGTCCCAGGCATTCGCCCAGGCAAGAAAACCGCCGAATATCTGGAATACGTGGTCACTCGTATCTTGGTGCTTGGTTCGGCTTACCTTGCGGCAGTTTGTCTCCTACCGGAGATTCTGCGTGGTCAATTTGCGATCCCATTCTATTTTGGCGGCACTTCGGTTCTGATCGTTGTGTCGGTGACCATGGACACGATCCAACAGGTGCAATCCCACCTTCTGGCGCATCAATATGAGGACCTGATCGAGAAATCGCAGCTCGGTGGCAAAGGTAAAAAACGGGCGCGCAGAAAAGGGACAGCACGTCGATGA
- the rplO gene encoding 50S ribosomal protein L15, whose product MKLNELRDNPGATKRKKRVGRGPGSGMGKTAGRGIKGQKSRSGVAIAGYEGGQMPLYQRLPKRGFNKPNRKKFAVVNLGLIQKFVDAKKLDAKKAITEDVLVESGLVRRKLDGIRVLAKGEVSAKLKLEVTGASKSAIEAVEKAGGSLTVAAAQSAE is encoded by the coding sequence ATGAAACTCAATGAATTGCGCGACAATCCCGGCGCCACGAAACGCAAGAAACGCGTTGGCCGTGGTCCTGGCTCTGGCATGGGTAAAACCGCGGGCCGCGGTATCAAAGGTCAGAAATCCCGTTCGGGCGTGGCTATTGCGGGTTATGAGGGTGGGCAAATGCCGCTCTACCAACGGCTGCCCAAGCGCGGCTTTAACAAGCCAAACCGCAAGAAGTTTGCCGTGGTGAACCTTGGTCTCATTCAGAAATTCGTCGATGCGAAGAAACTGGATGCCAAGAAAGCAATCACAGAAGACGTACTCGTTGAAAGCGGTCTGGTGCGGCGCAAGCTGGACGGTATCCGCGTTCTGGCAAAGGGCGAGGTCAGTGCCAAGCTCAAGCTGGAAGTGACGGGCGCGTCGAAATCGGCCATTGAGGCGGTGGAAAAAGCAGGCGGGTCTTTGACCGTCGCGGCGGCACAATCGGCTGAATAA
- a CDS encoding CBU_0592 family membrane protein yields the protein MVSYEFSSVDVVLVCRAVGLVGVSIYVLGFFALCTGRLSCSTPTYFLLTGSAASCVMVSLFVDFNLSAALIQAFYIVMSLGGAVKRWRQLGSRRLPSVEVTSTHVAASERPTFVSERRRQASPARLQ from the coding sequence ATGGTTTCGTATGAGTTTTCGAGTGTTGATGTTGTGTTGGTATGTCGTGCCGTGGGTCTGGTGGGGGTGTCTATTTATGTGTTGGGATTTTTTGCCCTGTGTACTGGACGCCTAAGCTGCTCCACGCCGACATATTTTTTGCTGACGGGCAGTGCGGCGTCTTGTGTGATGGTGTCGCTGTTTGTGGACTTCAATCTCAGTGCGGCGCTGATCCAGGCGTTTTACATCGTGATGTCGCTGGGTGGCGCGGTGAAGCGGTGGCGGCAGTTGGGGTCGCGGCGTCTGCCTTCTGTTGAGGTCACATCGACCCATGTGGCGGCGTCTGAGCGCCCGACTTTCGTGAGCGAACGTCGGAGGCAGGCAAGTCCGGCGCGGTTGCAATAG
- a CDS encoding reverse transcriptase family protein, whose product MAPTDAFVALELPKLTTADALADWVGLSLDQLAYHSDLQNRFEEHGDMAVNHYHYHLKPKSSGGQRVIEAPKKRLKTIQRRILTGILNPVASHPDTFGFVRGRNCLDGAARHAGEQAVLCFDLKDFFPSIGYARVFGLFRYLGYPHTVARHLSAFCTNVTPSRIVEHLRPEDRPLYKTPHLPQGAPTSPSLANLLAYTLDKRLSALARSLNANFSRYADDLAFSGDSFIAATLVRTVPSIVEEEGFTLNTKKTRVTSASSRQSVTGIVVNQHLNIDRKTFDRLKAIIHACGKPEDTRLNDPAFCASLIGKLDWCERVNPGRGQKLKTLLSRSIDRKFGRDETAPSKT is encoded by the coding sequence ATGGCACCGACCGACGCCTTTGTGGCCCTGGAACTGCCTAAACTCACTACCGCAGATGCTCTTGCCGATTGGGTCGGGCTGTCACTGGATCAACTCGCATACCATTCAGATCTGCAGAACCGGTTCGAAGAACACGGCGATATGGCAGTCAATCATTACCACTATCACCTCAAACCAAAGTCATCTGGCGGTCAGCGTGTGATCGAGGCCCCAAAAAAGCGCTTAAAGACCATCCAACGCCGCATTTTGACCGGGATCCTCAACCCTGTTGCCTCACATCCAGACACGTTTGGCTTTGTCAGAGGGCGCAACTGTCTTGACGGCGCGGCGCGTCACGCCGGGGAACAGGCTGTATTGTGTTTTGACCTAAAGGATTTCTTTCCCTCCATCGGATATGCGCGTGTGTTCGGATTGTTCAGATACCTTGGATACCCTCACACCGTCGCCCGCCATTTGTCAGCTTTCTGCACAAACGTGACCCCGTCGCGCATTGTCGAGCATTTGCGGCCCGAAGATCGCCCGCTGTACAAGACCCCGCATCTGCCACAGGGCGCGCCAACCTCGCCATCCTTGGCCAACCTTTTGGCCTACACACTCGACAAACGGTTGTCGGCGCTTGCGCGATCCCTGAATGCAAATTTCAGCCGATACGCTGATGATTTGGCGTTTTCGGGGGACTCATTCATCGCGGCAACTCTGGTGCGCACCGTGCCCAGCATCGTCGAAGAGGAAGGGTTCACACTCAACACCAAGAAAACCAGAGTGACATCCGCCTCGTCGCGTCAGTCTGTAACGGGCATCGTGGTGAACCAACACCTCAATATTGACCGTAAGACCTTTGACCGGCTCAAGGCCATCATCCACGCTTGCGGAAAACCTGAAGACACAAGATTAAACGACCCTGCCTTTTGCGCCTCGCTGATTGGCAAGCTTGATTGGTGCGAACGCGTGAATCCCGGGCGAGGACAAAAACTCAAGACATTGCTCTCAAGATCAATTGATCGCAAGTTTGGACGTGACGAGACAGCCCCTTCCAAGACTTGA
- a CDS encoding ectoine synthase: protein MLVKTLSDVLGTPDHATGDAFESRRILLARDGLGYSFHDTVVKAGSTQHLHYKNHIEANYCIEGKGEVENAVTGETWPLEPGVMYVLDEHDPHIIRAETDLRFICIFTPALSGQETHDADGSYAASE, encoded by the coding sequence ATGTTGGTAAAAACGCTTTCTGACGTACTTGGCACACCAGATCATGCCACGGGAGACGCCTTTGAAAGCCGGCGGATTTTGTTGGCACGCGATGGGTTGGGGTATTCGTTTCACGACACGGTGGTAAAGGCCGGCAGCACCCAGCACCTGCACTACAAGAACCATATTGAGGCGAACTACTGCATTGAAGGGAAAGGAGAAGTTGAGAACGCCGTCACCGGTGAAACCTGGCCGCTTGAGCCGGGAGTGATGTATGTGCTTGATGAGCATGACCCGCATATCATCCGGGCTGAAACAGACCTGCGGTTCATCTGTATCTTCACGCCCGCGCTGAGCGGGCAAGAAACGCATGATGCCGATGGGAGCTATGCGGCGTCGGAGTGA
- a CDS encoding vWA domain-containing protein: MKSTKTILASCLAASLTFSTTASATDCARDAMLVFDGSASMAELGLNLADPKRIDDARTALHDAMPQIAPVRRIGLLTYGPGPENSCEGINLKFGPVADAAQPILEAIELLDPNGLTPLTEAVRTAADVLNYRSEPGIVVLVTDGNETCGGRPCALGAELAATDRDLTVHVIGFRVVTDRFAWDSPEANVYPDGISVAKCLSDQTGGMYVSTETIDELSQALRRTLGCALIG, from the coding sequence ATGAAGAGCACAAAGACAATCCTGGCCAGCTGCCTCGCCGCAAGCCTCACGTTCAGCACAACAGCCTCTGCCACCGATTGCGCCCGTGATGCGATGCTGGTGTTTGACGGATCAGCCTCCATGGCCGAATTGGGTCTCAACCTTGCGGATCCCAAGCGCATCGACGACGCCCGCACTGCGTTACACGACGCAATGCCGCAGATTGCCCCGGTGCGCCGGATTGGCCTGTTGACCTATGGGCCGGGTCCGGAGAACTCCTGCGAAGGGATCAACCTCAAATTTGGGCCTGTCGCGGATGCTGCGCAACCGATCCTTGAGGCGATAGAGCTACTTGATCCCAATGGCTTAACCCCCCTGACAGAGGCCGTGCGCACCGCTGCTGACGTGCTGAACTATCGCTCAGAGCCTGGTATCGTGGTGCTCGTTACAGATGGCAACGAAACCTGTGGTGGCAGGCCTTGCGCCTTGGGCGCCGAACTCGCGGCAACGGATCGCGACCTAACTGTGCACGTCATCGGATTTCGCGTGGTCACGGATCGCTTTGCCTGGGACAGCCCCGAGGCCAATGTGTACCCTGATGGCATTTCGGTCGCCAAATGTCTCTCGGATCAAACCGGGGGTATGTATGTCTCAACCGAGACCATTGATGAGCTGAGCCAGGCCCTGCGACGCACTCTGGGATGCGCCCTCATTGGCTAA
- a CDS encoding vWA domain-containing protein encodes MAKVLKTAAATGLALCVATQSMAQCSRDAMLVFDGSASMAELGFGASGPSRIEEARTAVAEVMPQVAPVRRIGLLTYGPGAADSCRGIQVKFTPRADADRAVIAEVKALRPAGLTPLTDAVREAAEVLDYRTTPGIIVLVTDGSETCSGAPCRLGQQLASTGRDLTVHIIGFRLVFDPFSWNSIEAFQAAAAEVQCLADQTGGSYVTTETVDELADALRRTLGCAVVG; translated from the coding sequence TTGGCTAAAGTTCTGAAAACCGCCGCCGCAACAGGCCTTGCGTTATGCGTGGCCACCCAGAGCATGGCGCAATGCAGCCGGGACGCTATGTTGGTCTTTGACGGCTCAGCCTCCATGGCGGAACTTGGCTTTGGCGCCAGTGGCCCCTCACGCATTGAAGAAGCCCGTACAGCGGTGGCCGAGGTGATGCCGCAGGTCGCCCCGGTCCGTCGCATCGGGCTATTGACTTATGGGCCGGGCGCAGCGGACAGCTGTCGCGGGATTCAGGTGAAATTCACACCAAGGGCAGATGCAGACAGGGCTGTGATTGCCGAGGTGAAGGCCCTACGCCCTGCCGGCCTGACCCCGCTCACGGATGCCGTGCGCGAGGCGGCTGAGGTTTTGGACTATCGCACCACCCCCGGCATCATCGTGCTGGTCACAGACGGCTCGGAAACCTGCAGCGGCGCGCCGTGCCGGCTAGGCCAGCAGCTGGCATCGACAGGCCGCGATCTGACGGTGCACATCATCGGCTTCAGGTTGGTGTTTGACCCGTTTTCGTGGAACAGTATTGAGGCGTTTCAAGCCGCCGCCGCAGAGGTGCAATGCCTCGCAGATCAGACCGGTGGGAGCTATGTGACGACCGAAACGGTAGATGAGCTTGCGGATGCGTTAAGACGGACGTTGGGGTGTGCGGTGGTGGGGTGA
- the rpmD gene encoding 50S ribosomal protein L30, producing MAKTIVVKQVGSPIRRPQDQRATLIGLGLNKMHKTRELEDTPSVRGMINKIPHLVEIVEEKG from the coding sequence ATGGCAAAAACCATCGTCGTCAAACAAGTGGGCTCGCCCATCCGCCGCCCTCAAGACCAGCGCGCCACGCTGATCGGTCTGGGCCTCAACAAGATGCACAAGACGCGCGAGCTGGAAGATACGCCATCCGTGCGCGGCATGATCAACAAGATCCCGCATCTGGTGGAAATCGTCGAAGAAAAAGGGTGA
- the rpsE gene encoding 30S ribosomal protein S5 has translation MARDDKRRGGGRDRDEAPEFADRLVAINRVSKTVKGGKRFGFAALVVVGDQKGRVGFGKGKAKEVPEAIRKATEQAKRQMIRVPLREGRTLHHDVEGRHGAGKVVMRTAPTGTGIIAGGPMRAVFEMLGVQDVVAKSIGSQNPYNMIRATIDGLQKEASPRMVAQRRGKKVADILRKDDAPAAEASTEAAEA, from the coding sequence ATGGCAAGAGATGACAAACGCCGTGGTGGTGGTCGCGATCGCGACGAAGCCCCGGAATTCGCCGATCGCCTGGTTGCGATCAACCGTGTTTCAAAGACCGTAAAGGGTGGTAAGCGCTTTGGCTTTGCCGCGCTCGTCGTCGTTGGCGATCAGAAAGGCCGCGTTGGCTTTGGCAAGGGTAAGGCCAAGGAAGTGCCTGAGGCGATCCGCAAAGCCACAGAGCAAGCCAAGCGTCAGATGATCCGCGTGCCCCTGCGCGAGGGTCGGACGCTGCACCACGATGTCGAAGGACGTCATGGGGCGGGTAAGGTCGTGATGCGCACAGCACCAACCGGTACCGGTATCATCGCCGGTGGTCCGATGCGGGCTGTGTTCGAGATGCTGGGTGTGCAGGACGTTGTGGCCAAGTCGATTGGCTCGCAAAACCCGTACAATATGATCCGCGCCACAATCGACGGTCTGCAAAAAGAGGCCAGCCCGCGCATGGTCGCGCAGCGTCGTGGCAAAAAGGTCGCCGACATCCTGCGCAAGGATGACGCGCCTGCTGCAGAGGCTTCGACCGAAGCCGCAGAAGCGTAA
- the rplR gene encoding 50S ribosomal protein L18: MANSKRQLFLKRRLRVRNKLRKVNAGRVRLSVHRSNKNISAQLIDDVNGVTLAAASTLEKDLGVAGKNNVEAATKVGAAIAERAKKAGVTEAYFDRGGFLFHGKVKAVADAAREGGLKI; encoded by the coding sequence ATGGCAAACAGCAAAAGACAACTGTTCCTCAAACGCCGCCTGCGCGTCCGGAACAAACTTCGCAAGGTCAACGCAGGGCGCGTGCGCCTCAGCGTGCACCGCTCGAACAAAAACATCAGCGCGCAGCTTATTGATGACGTCAATGGCGTTACATTGGCTGCGGCCTCGACCCTGGAAAAAGATCTGGGTGTTGCAGGCAAGAACAACGTGGAAGCCGCAACCAAGGTGGGTGCCGCAATTGCGGAGCGCGCAAAAAAGGCGGGTGTCACGGAGGCCTATTTTGACCGTGGCGGGTTCCTCTTTCACGGCAAGGTTAAGGCTGTGGCTGATGCCGCCCGTGAAGGTGGCCTGAAAATATAG
- the rplF gene encoding 50S ribosomal protein L6: MSRIGKQPVALPDGVTATLSGQTIEIKGPKASKSFTATDDVTLTVADGTVTVEPRGKSKRARQQWGMTRTVIANMVHGSKETFKKELEIRGVGYRAQMQGNVLKLNLGLSHDVDFPVPEGVTVTAPKPTELIVEGHDKQLVGQVAANIRDWRRPEPYKGKGIRYKDEYIFQKEGKKK, translated from the coding sequence ATGTCTCGTATCGGCAAACAACCGGTTGCTCTGCCTGATGGTGTCACAGCGACACTGAGCGGTCAGACAATCGAAATCAAAGGTCCCAAGGCTTCCAAATCCTTCACCGCCACGGATGACGTGACGCTGACGGTTGCGGATGGCACGGTCACTGTTGAACCACGCGGCAAATCCAAGCGCGCGCGTCAACAGTGGGGCATGACCCGCACGGTCATCGCCAACATGGTGCATGGGTCCAAAGAGACCTTTAAGAAAGAGCTGGAAATCCGTGGCGTTGGCTACCGGGCACAGATGCAGGGCAATGTCCTGAAGCTGAACCTTGGTCTCAGCCATGACGTGGATTTCCCGGTTCCGGAAGGTGTGACTGTCACGGCGCCCAAGCCCACGGAATTGATCGTGGAAGGCCATGACAAGCAGCTCGTCGGCCAGGTCGCGGCCAATATCCGCGACTGGCGTCGGCCCGAGCCCTACAAGGGCAAAGGCATTCGCTATAAAGACGAGTATATCTTCCAGAAGGAAGGCAAGAAGAAGTAA
- the rpsH gene encoding 30S ribosomal protein S8 encodes MNDPIGDMLTRIRNAGMRGKSTVMVPASKMRVRVLDVLADEGYIRGFENATGKDGHPAIEVSLKYFEGAPVIREMKRVSKPGRRVYMSVGDIPQVRQGLGVSIVSTSKGVMSDANARAANVGGEVLCTVF; translated from the coding sequence ATGAACGATCCTATCGGCGATATGCTCACCCGTATCCGCAACGCGGGCATGCGTGGCAAATCCACTGTTATGGTTCCGGCCTCCAAAATGCGCGTGCGCGTTCTGGATGTGCTGGCCGACGAGGGCTATATCCGTGGTTTCGAAAATGCCACGGGCAAAGATGGCCACCCGGCCATCGAAGTGAGCCTGAAATACTTCGAAGGCGCGCCTGTGATCCGCGAAATGAAGCGGGTCTCAAAACCCGGTCGTCGGGTTTACATGAGCGTCGGTGACATTCCGCAGGTCCGTCAGGGTCTGGGTGTGTCGATTGTCTCCACCTCCAAAGGTGTGATGTCGGATGCAAACGCACGGGCGGCCAATGTTGGCGGCGAAGTGCTCTGCACCGTATTCTAA